One Melanotaenia boesemani isolate fMelBoe1 chromosome 8, fMelBoe1.pri, whole genome shotgun sequence DNA segment encodes these proteins:
- the cables1 gene encoding CDK5 and ABL1 enzyme substrate 1 isoform X1: MAAATSSNTSTATLQIKHSSIEHTRKRIDPRRRQAALSFLSNISLDGRPVQDDADFQNQEESSPEARTRQSLVSPERLAAQGAAGTAGAAAAAAAAAATTAAQALALANQALLASSRTSLGTGPTAAPETEGDAFLPSTFNSPFSAVPASTRGRLQTFTQGILPAQYSRQFSPNYCLEGGQIEQQRSRRRLISQRSSLETLEDIEENAPLRRCRTLSGSPRPKSFKKVHIIKNLRQHDVRNGRIVLISGRRSFYSVFSVLPYRDCSQTGDVKVEGRQRHPSGGVSAKEMVIGLEGVELGADGKTVSYTQFLYPTNVLGGRRNTIDSTSSFSQSRNASHRSLSLGRANSNQSSLDTGNDFADFREYDPNLLDDPQWPCGKHKRVLIFPSYMTTVIEYVKPFDLKKDMNETFKEKFPHIKLTLSKIRSLKREIRKLAQDECGYEEPTVAMAFVYFEKLVLQGKLNKQNRKLCAGACVLLAAKIGGDLKKHEVKLLIDKLEERFRVNRRELIAFEFPVLVALEFNLQLPEHEIMPHYRRLQQTS; this comes from the exons ATGGCGGCTGCCACAAGCAGCAACACATCCACAGCCACGCTTCAGATAAAGCACTCCAGTATTGAGCATACACGGAAACGCATAGACCCGAGGAGGAGGCAAGCGGCGTTGTCCTTTCTTAGCAACATTTCTCTAGACGGACGACCCGTGCAAGACGATGCAGACTTTCAAAACCAAGAGGAAAGCTCGCCTGAAGCACGGACTAGACAGAGCCTGGTTTCTCCGGAGCGCTTGGCGGCTCAGGGAGCTGCTGGCACCGCCGGAGCTGCTGCTGCGGCGGCGGCTGCGGCTGCGACCACGGCCGCCCAGGCGCTCGCTTTAGCAAACCAGGCTCTCCTCGCCAGCAGTCGGACCAGTTTGGGGACGGGTCCCACTGCTGCACCAGAGACAGAGGGCGACGCTTTCTTGCCCTCCACGTTCAACTCGCCTTTCTCCGCGGTCCCAGCCTCGACTAGAGGGAGGCTGCAGACTTTCACTCAGGGAATCCTACCTGCCCAGTACTCCAGGCAATTCTCCCCGAACTACTGCCTGGAGGGCGGACAGATCGAGCAGCAGAGGTCAAG ACGAAGACTCATATCTCAACGCTCTTCCCTTGAAACTCTAGAAGACATTGAGGAAAATGCTCCTCTGCGCAG atgcCGAACCCTATCGGGTTCACCCCGACCAAAGAGCTTCAAAAAGGTCCACATCATAAAGAACCTGAGGCAGCATGATGTGCGCAATGGAAG gATAGTCCTTATCAGTGGCAGAAGATCCTTCTATAGTGTTTTTTCTGTCCTGCCCTATCGAGATTGTAGCCAAACAGG GGATGTAAAGGTGGAAGGGCGTCAGCGTCATCCGTCAGGAGGTGTAAGTGccaaggagatggtgattgGGCTGGAGGGAGTGGAGTTAGGAGCGGATGGAAAG ACTGTGTCCTACACCCAGTTCCTTTACCCAACTAATGTCCTGGGTGGGCGACGAAACACAATCGACTCCACCTCATCCTTCTCTCAGTCTCGCAATGCAAGCCACCGCAGCCTCAGTCTGGGCCGAGCCAACAGCAACCAAAGCAGCTTAGACACAG GGAATGACTTTGCAGACTTTCGCGAGTATGACCCCAATCTGCTAGATGACCCACAGTGGCCCTGTGGAAAACACAAGAGAGTTCTCATATTCCCTTCCTACATG ACTACGGTCATTGAATACGTCAAACCTTTTGACCTCAAGAAGGACATGAATGAAACCTTCAAGGAGAAATTCCCCCACATAAAACTCACTCTCAGCAAGATACGGAG CTTGAAAAGGGAGATAAGAAAGCTGGCCCAGGATGAATGTGGGTATGAGGAACCAACAGTGGCTATGGCTTTCGTCTACTTTGAAAAACTTGTTCTTCAAGgcaaactaaataaacagaacCGGAAACTCTGTGCTGGAGCATGTGTCCTTTTGGCAGCAAAGATTGGCGGTGATCTCAAGAAACATGAAGTTAAGCTTCTTATAGAT AAACTGGAAGAGCGCTTCCGAGTGAATCGCAGAGAGCTGATAGCCTTCGAGTTTCCTGTCCTGGTGGCGCTGGAATTCAACCTGCAGCTCCCAGAGCATGAAATCATGCCTCACTATAGACGCCTGCAGCAGACCTCTTAG
- the cables1 gene encoding CDK5 and ABL1 enzyme substrate 1 isoform X2 — protein MAAATSSNTSTATLQIKHSSIEHTRKRIDPRRRQAALSFLSNISLDGRPVQDDADFQNQEESSPEARTRQSLVSPERLAAQGAAGTAGAAAAAAAAAATTAAQALALANQALLASSRTSLGTGPTAAPETEGDAFLPSTFNSPFSAVPASTRGRLQTFTQGILPAQYSRQFSPNYCLEGGQIEQQRSRRRLISQRSSLETLEDIEENAPLRRCRTLSGSPRPKSFKKVHIIKNLRQHDVRNGRDVKVEGRQRHPSGGVSAKEMVIGLEGVELGADGKTVSYTQFLYPTNVLGGRRNTIDSTSSFSQSRNASHRSLSLGRANSNQSSLDTGNDFADFREYDPNLLDDPQWPCGKHKRVLIFPSYMTTVIEYVKPFDLKKDMNETFKEKFPHIKLTLSKIRSLKREIRKLAQDECGYEEPTVAMAFVYFEKLVLQGKLNKQNRKLCAGACVLLAAKIGGDLKKHEVKLLIDKLEERFRVNRRELIAFEFPVLVALEFNLQLPEHEIMPHYRRLQQTS, from the exons ATGGCGGCTGCCACAAGCAGCAACACATCCACAGCCACGCTTCAGATAAAGCACTCCAGTATTGAGCATACACGGAAACGCATAGACCCGAGGAGGAGGCAAGCGGCGTTGTCCTTTCTTAGCAACATTTCTCTAGACGGACGACCCGTGCAAGACGATGCAGACTTTCAAAACCAAGAGGAAAGCTCGCCTGAAGCACGGACTAGACAGAGCCTGGTTTCTCCGGAGCGCTTGGCGGCTCAGGGAGCTGCTGGCACCGCCGGAGCTGCTGCTGCGGCGGCGGCTGCGGCTGCGACCACGGCCGCCCAGGCGCTCGCTTTAGCAAACCAGGCTCTCCTCGCCAGCAGTCGGACCAGTTTGGGGACGGGTCCCACTGCTGCACCAGAGACAGAGGGCGACGCTTTCTTGCCCTCCACGTTCAACTCGCCTTTCTCCGCGGTCCCAGCCTCGACTAGAGGGAGGCTGCAGACTTTCACTCAGGGAATCCTACCTGCCCAGTACTCCAGGCAATTCTCCCCGAACTACTGCCTGGAGGGCGGACAGATCGAGCAGCAGAGGTCAAG ACGAAGACTCATATCTCAACGCTCTTCCCTTGAAACTCTAGAAGACATTGAGGAAAATGCTCCTCTGCGCAG atgcCGAACCCTATCGGGTTCACCCCGACCAAAGAGCTTCAAAAAGGTCCACATCATAAAGAACCTGAGGCAGCATGATGTGCGCAATGGAAG GGATGTAAAGGTGGAAGGGCGTCAGCGTCATCCGTCAGGAGGTGTAAGTGccaaggagatggtgattgGGCTGGAGGGAGTGGAGTTAGGAGCGGATGGAAAG ACTGTGTCCTACACCCAGTTCCTTTACCCAACTAATGTCCTGGGTGGGCGACGAAACACAATCGACTCCACCTCATCCTTCTCTCAGTCTCGCAATGCAAGCCACCGCAGCCTCAGTCTGGGCCGAGCCAACAGCAACCAAAGCAGCTTAGACACAG GGAATGACTTTGCAGACTTTCGCGAGTATGACCCCAATCTGCTAGATGACCCACAGTGGCCCTGTGGAAAACACAAGAGAGTTCTCATATTCCCTTCCTACATG ACTACGGTCATTGAATACGTCAAACCTTTTGACCTCAAGAAGGACATGAATGAAACCTTCAAGGAGAAATTCCCCCACATAAAACTCACTCTCAGCAAGATACGGAG CTTGAAAAGGGAGATAAGAAAGCTGGCCCAGGATGAATGTGGGTATGAGGAACCAACAGTGGCTATGGCTTTCGTCTACTTTGAAAAACTTGTTCTTCAAGgcaaactaaataaacagaacCGGAAACTCTGTGCTGGAGCATGTGTCCTTTTGGCAGCAAAGATTGGCGGTGATCTCAAGAAACATGAAGTTAAGCTTCTTATAGAT AAACTGGAAGAGCGCTTCCGAGTGAATCGCAGAGAGCTGATAGCCTTCGAGTTTCCTGTCCTGGTGGCGCTGGAATTCAACCTGCAGCTCCCAGAGCATGAAATCATGCCTCACTATAGACGCCTGCAGCAGACCTCTTAG